In one Dreissena polymorpha isolate Duluth1 chromosome 7, UMN_Dpol_1.0, whole genome shotgun sequence genomic region, the following are encoded:
- the LOC127839951 gene encoding uncharacterized protein LOC127839951: MQLINWKYSLYHNIWEYARCTSAAPSYFHPYKQFLDGGLMSNNPTLDILTDIHQFIKPLPQMQNAERNDSPLPKMQNAERNDSPFPQMQNTENNDSPLPQNAERNDSPLPKMQNSERNYSSLPQMQNADNNDSPLPQMRNAERNDSPLSKMLNGGKNDPPLPHVQKADKNYQPLPKMHNGYKNYPPLPQMQNGDKEDSKVDEADDAKSQMFVEVPVRYLDVVVSVGCGYSNYVKQSTPDPHWPDLSDIIRHPQEKYRLLTETKRFFKSLLEQVSISYGQPTYRARDFCKLMNVPFYRFSPLLSENVPLDCVDEKRIERMLQDTHSYIEDPKNQQRIKELAARLKRFP; encoded by the exons ATGCAACTGATCAATTGGAAATACTCTCTTT ACCATAACATCTGGGAGTATGCCCGCTGCACGTCTGCTGCTCCGTCCTACTTTCATCCGTACAAGCAGTTCCTGGATGGAGGCTTGATGTCCAACAATCCAACCCTGGACATTCTCACAGATATCCATCAGTTTATCAAACCATTGCCGCAAATGCAAAATGCTGAAAGGAATGATTCACCATTGCCAAAAATGCAAAATGCTGAAAGGAATGATTCACCATTTCCGCAAAtgcaaaatactgaaaataatgaTTCACCATTGCCGCAAAATGCTGAAAGGAATGATTCACCATTGCCGAAAATGCAAAATTCTGAAAGGAATTATTCATCATTGCCGCAAATGCAAAATGCTGATAATAACGATTCACCATTGCCGCAAATGCGAAATGCAGAAAGGAATGATTCACCATTATCGAAAATGCTAAACGGTGGCAAGAATGATCCACCATTGCCGCACGTCCAAAAAGCTGACAAAAATTATCAGCCATTGCCGAAAATGCATAACGGTTACAAGAATTATCCACCATTGCCGCAAATGCAAAATGGCGACAAGGAGGATAGTAAAGTTGACGAGGCTGACGATGCCAAAAGTCAAATG tttgtaGAAGTTCCAGTCCGCTATCTGGACGTGGTTGTTTCTGTCGGTTGCGGATATTCTAACTACGTAAAACAATCAACACCAGACCCACACTGGCCAGACTTGTCGGATATAATACGCCATCCACAAGAGAAGTATAGATTGCTCACTGAGACAAAAAGGTTTTTCAAAAGCCTCCTAGAACAG GTGTCCATATCTTACGGCCAACCGACGTATCGTGCCAGAGATTTTTGCAAATTGATGAATGTGCCGTTCTACCGGTTCTCTCCGCTCCTCTCGGAAAATGTGCCTCTTGACTGTGTGGATGAAAAGAGGATCGAGAGAATGCTTCAGGACACGCATTCCTACATCGAGGACCCGAAGAATCAGCAGAGGATTAAAGAACTCGCAGCCCGCTTGAAAAGATTCCCATAa